From the genome of Thermostichus vulcanus str. 'Rupite', one region includes:
- a CDS encoding cryptochrome/photolyase family protein translates to MVSPVLLWHRRDLRLQDNAALHEAARYSSQVVPVFIFDRQILERADTAPARVAFLLEALERLQEGYRQLGLTLLWQIGDPLVELQHLAATLGAKAVFWNEDVEPFARQRDSRVRAGLAEAGIQCFSGQDMLLHGPGEVLTQAGDPYSVFTPFWRRWRSLPKRDPYPIPKALQPVPSLQAQPLPSLADLGFVCTQAIPAAGEAAAQALLEDFCDGLRILDYERSRNFPAEEGTSRLSPHLRWGTVGIRQVWQATVAVEAEIRSEEAEASLQTWRQELCWREFYKHVLAHWPHVETSSYRKAFDGLEWENRQDRFQAWCEGQTGYPIVDAAMRQLNETGWMHNRCRMIVASFLTKDLLIDWRWGERYFMQKLVDGDLAANNGGWQWSAGVGTDPKPLRIFNPATQAARYDPEGEYIRRYVPELAGLDTPALLLVGDDQKGSWALQERRACGYPDPIVNHKVQQQEFKRRYQAVQGSCSSG, encoded by the coding sequence ATGGTGTCTCCCGTTTTGCTTTGGCATCGCCGCGATCTGCGGTTGCAGGATAACGCTGCCCTTCATGAGGCGGCCCGGTACAGTTCTCAGGTGGTGCCTGTCTTTATTTTCGACCGGCAGATCCTAGAACGGGCGGATACGGCTCCGGCGCGGGTGGCCTTTTTGCTGGAGGCATTGGAGCGGCTGCAGGAAGGGTATCGGCAGCTGGGACTCACCCTGCTTTGGCAGATAGGGGATCCTTTGGTGGAGCTGCAGCACTTGGCCGCTACCCTCGGGGCCAAGGCGGTGTTTTGGAATGAGGATGTGGAGCCGTTTGCACGGCAACGGGACAGCCGTGTGCGGGCCGGTTTGGCGGAAGCAGGGATCCAGTGCTTTTCTGGCCAGGACATGCTGCTGCACGGCCCAGGGGAGGTGCTGACCCAAGCGGGGGATCCCTATTCGGTTTTTACTCCCTTTTGGCGCCGCTGGCGTAGCTTGCCCAAGCGGGATCCCTATCCCATTCCTAAGGCATTACAGCCGGTCCCCTCCCTACAGGCGCAACCCCTACCCTCCCTAGCGGATCTGGGCTTTGTCTGTACCCAGGCCATCCCGGCGGCGGGGGAGGCGGCGGCCCAAGCGCTTCTGGAAGACTTTTGCGATGGCCTGCGCATTTTGGACTACGAGCGCTCCCGCAACTTCCCGGCTGAAGAAGGGACATCCCGGCTCAGCCCCCATTTGCGCTGGGGTACGGTGGGCATTCGTCAGGTGTGGCAGGCCACGGTGGCGGTGGAAGCGGAGATCCGCAGCGAAGAAGCCGAAGCCAGTCTACAAACTTGGCGGCAGGAGCTGTGTTGGCGGGAGTTTTACAAGCATGTGCTGGCCCATTGGCCCCATGTGGAGACCAGTTCCTACCGCAAAGCCTTTGATGGGCTGGAGTGGGAAAATCGCCAGGATAGGTTCCAAGCCTGGTGTGAAGGGCAGACGGGTTACCCGATCGTGGACGCAGCGATGCGGCAACTGAACGAGACGGGCTGGATGCACAACCGTTGCCGGATGATTGTGGCTAGCTTCCTGACCAAAGATCTGCTCATTGACTGGCGCTGGGGGGAACGCTACTTTATGCAAAAGCTGGTGGATGGGGATCTGGCGGCCAACAACGGCGGTTGGCAGTGGAGTGCGGGTGTGGGCACGGATCCCAAGCCGCTGCGCATCTTTAACCCGGCCACCCAAGCGGCCCGCTATGACCCAGAAGGGGAGTATATCCGTCGCTATGTGCCGGAATTGGCAGGGCTGGATACGCCTGCTTTGTTGCTGGTGGGCGATGACCAAAAGGGCTCCTGGGCCTTGCAGGAACGGCGCGCCTGTGGCTATCCGGATCCGATTGTGAATCACAAGGTGCAGCAGCAGGAGTTCAAACGGCGTTACCAGGCGGTGCAAGGGTCTTGCTCAAGCGGCTGA
- the rbfA gene encoding 30S ribosome-binding factor RbfA: MATGRRVARVAELIKREVSQILLSQIKDDRVGAGMVSIVDVEVSNDLQNARIFVSIYGDETAQQQTMQGLEAATPFVRREIGHRLSLRRVPVLVFLQDRSLERGSRVLSLLSQLKRESEARQRGSQLEVEDRTGGEAEELSHP, translated from the coding sequence ATGGCGACAGGGCGACGGGTAGCGCGGGTGGCGGAGTTGATCAAACGAGAGGTCAGCCAAATTCTGCTCTCGCAGATCAAAGATGATCGCGTCGGGGCGGGGATGGTCAGCATTGTGGATGTGGAGGTTTCCAATGACCTACAAAACGCCCGCATCTTCGTCAGCATCTATGGGGATGAAACAGCGCAGCAACAAACCATGCAGGGACTCGAAGCTGCTACCCCCTTCGTACGGCGGGAAATTGGCCATCGCCTTAGCCTACGTCGAGTACCAGTTCTGGTGTTTTTGCAGGATCGCTCTTTGGAGCGGGGATCCCGTGTTTTGTCGCTGCTTAGCCAACTGAAGCGGGAGTCCGAGGCCCGCCAGAGGGGATCCCAGCTTGAGGTTGAGGACAGAACTGGGGGCGAAGCAGAGGAGTTAAGCCACCCATAA
- a CDS encoding pseudouridine synthase, with product MAEPQRLQKLLAQQGLASRRQVEAWIMAGRIRVNGAVVTELGYKADPEQDHIEVDGQRIKFSRDPVRHVLLLHKPVGVLSTCADPWGRKTVLDLLPEPWHSQIRLYPVGRLDADSSGALLLSDDGDLTLKLTHPRYHLPKTYRVQVQGQPSQTTLQHWRDGVDLEGYTTLPAEVERCPAPDFFKRSNPEGSWLRVVLFEGRNRQIRRVAERLGHPVLALHREAIGPLRLGNLKPGQFRQLEPHWIQALLAPFPQR from the coding sequence ATGGCAGAACCCCAACGGCTCCAGAAACTGTTGGCTCAGCAGGGATTGGCCTCCCGTCGGCAGGTGGAAGCCTGGATTATGGCTGGTCGCATTCGGGTGAATGGGGCAGTGGTCACCGAGCTGGGCTACAAAGCCGATCCAGAGCAGGATCACATCGAAGTGGATGGTCAGCGGATTAAGTTTTCCAGGGATCCCGTTCGCCATGTTTTGCTGCTCCACAAGCCAGTGGGGGTATTGTCCACCTGTGCGGATCCCTGGGGACGCAAGACCGTGCTGGATCTCCTTCCCGAACCTTGGCACAGCCAAATCCGCCTATATCCTGTGGGTCGATTGGATGCCGACAGCAGTGGGGCACTGCTCCTGAGTGATGATGGCGACCTGACTTTGAAATTGACCCATCCGCGCTATCATCTGCCCAAAACCTATCGGGTGCAGGTACAGGGGCAGCCTAGCCAGACCACCCTGCAACATTGGCGAGACGGAGTAGACTTAGAGGGGTATACCACCCTGCCAGCGGAGGTGGAGCGTTGTCCTGCCCCCGATTTCTTCAAAAGGAGCAATCCTGAAGGTTCCTGGCTAAGGGTGGTTTTGTTCGAGGGGCGCAACCGACAAATTCGGCGGGTGGCAGAGCGTCTGGGGCATCCGGTTCTGGCTTTGCACCGAGAAGCCATCGGCCCGCTGCGGTTGGGGAACCTCAAGCCCGGTCAGTTTCGTCAATTGGAGCCCCATTGGATCCAAGCTTTGCTTGCCCCGTTCCCACAGCGCTGA